Below is a window of Yersinia kristensenii DNA.
GGAGGCATTATCTGTAGCCGATGGGCCAGCGGCGACTTACGCGGAAGCTTTTAAACACAATGTGGACACCATGGTGGATAGCATGAAGTAGTAAAATGACTCAGCCTCGGAGGGAACTCTGGGGCTTATTTCTCACGCCTTTGATGACAATAAAGAAAAGCCCCGTTGGGCAGCAACGGGGCTTTTTATAGGTAGATAACATACTTAATATCACCGCTTCTTATGGGTTCCTCCTTGAACCGCTTTAAAACGCGGATTACTTTTGCAAATAACATACACCCGACCGCGGCGACGGACGATTTTGCAATCGGGATGGCGG
It encodes the following:
- the ykgO gene encoding type B 50S ribosomal protein L36; amino-acid sequence: MQVLSSLRSAKNRHPDCKIVRRRGRVYVICKSNPRFKAVQGGTHKKR